One genomic window of Mycteria americana isolate JAX WOST 10 ecotype Jacksonville Zoo and Gardens chromosome Z, USCA_MyAme_1.0, whole genome shotgun sequence includes the following:
- the LOC142402720 gene encoding protein FAM240B-like, with protein sequence MNSQYIRHEVRGCETSDLRNFWEKTIEQQTRYLQIEKERQRRSALTKLRNEWMERLEKRIKMLRTQPEDPSS encoded by the exons ATGAATAGCCAATACATACGTCACGAAGTGCGGGGATGTGAAACTAGTGACCTGAGGAACTTCTGGGAAAAGACTATTGAACAACAAACTCGGTATCTGCAAATTGAAAAAGAACGTCAGCGAAGAAGTGCTCTGACAAA GCTCAGAAATGAATGGATGGAGAGGCTGGAAAAACGGATAAAGATGTTGAGGACCCAACCTGAAGACCCATCTAGCTGA